A single region of the Rhipicephalus microplus isolate Deutch F79 chromosome 10, USDA_Rmic, whole genome shotgun sequence genome encodes:
- the LOC142774620 gene encoding beta-galactosidase-1-like protein isoform X1, with translation MDVVLSLQRVLLGMDVVMFRANAPSMERYNCDKVRQILVAGNLDSKSNVSKDFDVIRQAQVKPGAPIVVSEYYTGWMNYWGWDDHPAYPPMIVETFEKMMEQGANVIFYMFHGGTNFGFKAATSSEKPLVTSYDYDAPMGEDGDPKAYYFLLRKSIGKYIPLKSGELRKPWPKLKIDAIRMPHSRSLTDVMAHFRDKGWLKRRRSEYPLTFEELGQDFGFLSYHTLFTAAPDGWFSMALHGLRDMAQLHVRDERYFMRIFDTARLPAKTDCHVMLMRGDSLSILVENMGREDFGPKNRDPKGITNVTVDGITLTEWIIEALPLTQKRDISELFQLMRTPRNSQGNIPHFYYGWFTLPKGQKPLDTFLDPSNYTKGVAFINGFNLGRYWPAVGPQIRLYVPGIYIKPYPEENRLILFELEGLRTNHPDRGVSFVDKPYLNAIAGQPHP, from the exons ATGGATGTCGTATTGTCCCTCCAGCGGGTGCTTTTAGGCATGGACGTAGTCATGTTCCGCGCCAACGCACCATCTATGGAACGATACAATTGTGACAAGGTGCGACAAATCTTGGTGGCCGGCAACCTCGACTCCAAGAGCAACGTAAGCAAAGACTTTGACGTCATTCGCCAAGCACAGGTCAAGCCGGGGGCTCCCATCGTAGTGAGTGAGTACTACACCGGTTGGATGAACTACTGGGGCTGGGACGACCATCCGGCCTATCCACCCATGATCGTCGAAACCTTCGAGAAGATGATGGAACAGGGGGCCAACGTTATTTTCTACATGTTCCACGGAGGCACGAACTTCGGCTTCAAGGCTGCCACCAGCTCCGAAAAGCCGTTGGTAACGAGCTACGACTACGACGCGCCCATGGGAGAAGACGGCGACCCGAAGGCCTACTACTTCTTACTACGCAAATCAATTGGCAAGTACATTCCGCTCAAATCCGGGGAGCTTCGTAAGCCCTGGCCCAAGTTGAAGATAGACGCCATTCGCATGCCGCACAGCAGGTCCCTGACGGACGTAATGGCACACTTCAGAGATAAAGGCTGGCTCAAGCGAAGAAGGTCCGAGTATCCGTTGACCTTCGAAGAGCTCGGCCAGGACTTCGGGTTTCTTTCGTACCACACTTTGTTCACGGCCGCCCCGGATGGCTGGTTCTCAATGGCGCTTCACGGTCTCCGCGACATGGCGCAGCTGCACGTGCGTGACGAACGCTACTTCATGCGCATATTCGACACCGCACGCCTGCCAGCCAAAACCGATTGCCACGTGATGCTCATGAGGGGCGACAGCCTGTCCATCCTGGTGGAGAACATGGGCCGCGAAGACTTCGGTCCCAAGAATCGCGATCCGAAG GGAATTACGAACGTGACTGTGGACGGCATCACCCTGACTGAGTGGATTATCGAGGCCCTGCCTCTGACACAGAAGAGAGACATTAGCGAACTCTTCCAGCTCATGCGGACGCCCAGAAATAGCCAGGGCAACATACCACACTTCTACTACGGTTGGTTCACGTTGCCCAAGGGACAGAAGCCGCTGGACACGTTCCTCGACCCGTCAAACTACACGAAAGGTGTAGCGTTTATTAACGGCTTCAACCTGGGGCGCTACTGGCCGGCAGTCGGGCCACAGATAAGGCTGTACGTTCCCGGAATCTACATCAAGCCGTATCCCGAGGAAAACAGGCTCATCTTGTTCGAATTGGAAGGGCTTCGCACTAATCACCCTGACCGAGGTGTTAGCTTTGTTGATAAGCCTTACCTCAACGCTATTGCGGGACAGCCTCACCCTTAG